A window of Salvia splendens isolate huo1 chromosome 8, SspV2, whole genome shotgun sequence genomic DNA:
AATCATTTATCTAATCATACCATTTTCGTTGATGAGTGTGCATTTATGTGTTTGATGTTGATTACTTGTTCTTGACTCTTgagatatattttatttttctttggcATTAGTCCCTTGTCTTCGCAGAGCTGCTTCAATTGGAGAAGAATATGAAGCTGCGGGGGGTGAGGTTTTAGTTGACGATGAGGATAATGATGGTTGGCTGGCAACTCATGGAAAACCTAAAGGTATGTATGCCAGTTCtataatgttttttattttcatatatgaAAGGGTTAAATAGCTAGTACTATTACTTATTACTACTTTTGCTTGGTTCCTGTCTATTGTGTCTAGAAAAAACGGATGACAATGATAATGTGCCCTCCATGGAGGCTCTAGAAATCTCCAAGAAGAACACTACTATCCAGTCAATCCCATCTTACTTTGTAGGGGAGGAAGATGATATTCCAGACATGGAAGAATTTGATGAGGCGGACAACGTTGTTGAAAATGATCCCGTAAGTTAAGGATTTACAGACTCATTGTCACTATggtattttcaaaaaaaatcacacaGCTCTTCTTTAGCAATAATTTCCTTTTTGCAGGCAACACTGCAGACTACATATCTTGTGGCTCATGAGCCTGATGATGACAACATTCTACGAACCAGAACATATGATGTCAGCATCACGTAAGTTGTATTGAATCTTGATTCCTTGAAACAGCTGTCATTTTGCATCGTTCTTTATGGTCTTCTCTGTCAGGTATGACAAATATTACCAAACGCCTCGTGTTTGGCTCACTGGATATGACGAGGTCAGCATTCAGACATCATAGTTAATTGTTATATACTTTCAAGTTATGATTGCCTGCCTCGTTAACATTAACTTTTCATGCTGTTTAAACCATGCAATTGTGTATGTTTGATTTCTTCATACAtgacattttcattttattaaaccaTCGACGTCCTTATGTGTCGCAGTCAAGGATGCTTTTGCAACCAGAACTTGTTCTTGAAGACGTTAGTCAAGACCATGCACGTAAAACGGTGAGATTATGCAGTATGTTTTTGGTTCTGGTGCTATAGAATTGGTACTTATTATCTGGAAGCTGCCATCAACTCTTTTAGAATGAATGCTTTTAAGTTTCTAGTCACTAATTTGTGATTTTCTTCCGCATACTCCGAACTTCATATGGTAAAATAAGACTCGATAactgatactccctccgtcccataaaaatatgtgcactttccatttttgtccgtcccacaaaaatatgagcattccatttttggaaagttatatcaatttaataatgtaggacccactatccactaacactactttaactaccattctcctcatctctcttactttactatactgttatcctcctctctcttactttatcaattttgtcttaattcccgtgccatactcattgcccatatttttatgggacggagggagtaggatATTACTACTTCCTAATTTTTTGTAATCTATATTCATATGGAAGCAAGGACAAGGACCAACGTACAGATTGGGCAACCAGTGATGGACAAGTTATCCCTTCCTATTTGTTTGTCCCGTCAACTTATTAAAGATTCTATAAGGTCATTGGAGGATAGTAAAATTTCTTATACTGACCCCTAGTTATGAGAAGGTCAGGAAAAGCGTGTGAATGTGA
This region includes:
- the LOC121743006 gene encoding autophagy-related protein 3; this encodes MVLSQKIHDAFKGTVERMTSPRTVSAFKEKGVLSINEFILAGDNLVSKCPTWSWESGDPGKRKSYLPQDKQFLITRNVPCLRRAASIGEEYEAAGGEVLVDDEDNDGWLATHGKPKEKTDDNDNVPSMEALEISKKNTTIQSIPSYFVGEEDDIPDMEEFDEADNVVENDPATLQTTYLVAHEPDDDNILRTRTYDVSITYDKYYQTPRVWLTGYDESRMLLQPELVLEDVSQDHARKTVTIEDHPHLPGKHASVHPCRHGAVMKKIIDVLMSRGVEPEVDKYLFLFLKFMASLIPTIEYDYTIDFDLGSSSS